A part of Cannabis sativa cultivar Pink pepper isolate KNU-18-1 chromosome 6, ASM2916894v1, whole genome shotgun sequence genomic DNA contains:
- the LOC133039043 gene encoding NAC domain-containing protein 87-like has translation MVQNKAFPGEGFHPTHEECVGYADLKNKNEEFEIPHIKVVDALDINDKHIIQTAEEDLKAGAKKEWFYFYKKTTRKKNQRQWSVRKSENGSWKANASPVKIRGRDGVIGIKRTLEYRKKGGDRTDWKLTEYYGEAELMFRKHPAKVPDTYSSWVICKLYKTNRRTPFTTNLNENDDHSQSTNPDQYPSDQNVNDHQSQSQPNQYTSSDQNVNDHSQSTNPDQYPSDQNVNDHQSQSQPNQYTSSDQNVNDHQSHSEPNQYTSSDQNVNDHQSHSQPDQRQLPQKIAADMDLESWDLIVSWLFSDSY, from the exons ATGGTTCAAAACAAAGCTTTTCCAGGAGAGGGATTTCATCCAACACATGAAGAATGCGTTGGGTATGCggacttaaaaaataaaaacgaagAATTTGAAATCCCTCATATCAAAGTTGTCGACGCATTAGATATTAATGACAAACACATCATTCAAACTGCAGAAGAGGATCTCAAAG CTGGTGCAAAAAAAGAgtggttttatttttataagaaaaCTACGCGTAAGAAGAATCAAAGGCAGTGGTCGGTCAGAAAATCTGAAAATGGTAGTTGGAAGGCTAATGCGAGTCCGGTGAAAATCCGTGGAAGAGACGGCGTTATAGGCATTAAGAGGACTTTGGAATATAGAAAAAAGGGAGGTGACCGTACTGATTGGAAATTGACAGAATATTATGGAGAGGCTGAATTAATGTTTAGAAAACATCCCGCAAAA GTTCCTGATACTTATTCCAGCTGGGTAATATGCAAGCTTTACAAAACCAATAGGCGTACACCTTTCACTACTAATCTGAATGAGAATGATGATCATTCTCAGTCGACTAACCCTGATCAATACCCTAGTGATCAGAATGTGAATGATCATCAGTCTCAGTCTCAGCCTAATCAGTACACTAGTAGTGATCAAAATGTGAATGATCATTCTCAGTCGACTAACCCTGATCAATACCCTAGTGATCAGAATGTGAATGATCATCAGTCTCAGTCTCAGCCTAATCAGTACACTAGTAGTGATCAAAATGTGAATGATCATCAGTCTCACTCTGAGCCTAATCAATACACTAGTAGTGATCAAAATGTGAATGATCATCAGTCTCACTCTCAGCCTGATCAGCGTCAGCTACCACAGAAAATAGCCGCGGATATGGATCTTGAGTCTTGGGATCTAATTGTGTCTTGGTTATTTAGTGATTCTTATTAG